One stretch of Mycolicibacterium fallax DNA includes these proteins:
- the aftC gene encoding arabinofuranan 3-O-arabinosyltransferase, which translates to MYGAHVTAAEKILRPLRPRTGPADAATVLRSVLWPLAIMSIIHRSYVLTTNGYITDDFGPVYRAVSNFRRGWDIYNEHLDYVDPHYLYSPGGTLLLSPFGFLPEFASRFWFVGINSAAIIIAAMLLVRLFNFRLTSVALPAVLLAMYCTESVTNTLVFTNINGCILLAQVLFFRWLLTGKNRDQWLAGVAIGLTLVLKPLLAVLLLLPLLNRQWRALVAAFAVPLLFNALAWPLSADPMGFVKNTVPYILQTRDYFNSSILGNGSYYGLPPLLILGLRLLFLVLAAVSLWLLYRYYRQRDQLFWMLTSSGVLLTTSWLVLGLAQGYYSMMLFPFLMTVVLPNSVLRNWPAWLAVYGFLTMDRWLMWRWPTTGRFLEYMKITYGWSLLMIVVFCVLLFRYLDARADGRLDDGIDPVWPTPERDGLEDEPNQSR; encoded by the coding sequence GTGTACGGTGCGCACGTGACGGCAGCCGAGAAGATCCTGCGCCCGCTGCGGCCGCGTACCGGACCCGCAGACGCCGCGACGGTGCTGCGGTCGGTGCTGTGGCCGCTGGCGATCATGTCGATCATCCACCGCTCGTATGTGCTGACCACCAACGGCTACATCACCGACGATTTCGGGCCGGTGTACCGGGCGGTGTCGAACTTCCGGCGCGGCTGGGACATCTACAACGAGCACCTGGACTACGTCGACCCGCACTACCTGTACTCGCCGGGCGGCACCCTGCTGCTGTCGCCGTTCGGCTTCCTGCCCGAGTTCGCCTCCCGGTTCTGGTTCGTCGGGATCAACTCGGCGGCGATCATCATCGCGGCGATGCTGCTGGTGCGGCTGTTCAACTTCCGGCTGACCTCGGTGGCGCTGCCGGCGGTGCTGCTGGCGATGTACTGCACCGAATCGGTCACCAACACACTGGTGTTCACCAACATCAACGGCTGCATCCTGCTGGCGCAGGTGCTGTTCTTCCGCTGGCTGCTGACCGGCAAGAACCGCGATCAATGGCTGGCCGGCGTGGCGATCGGGCTGACCCTGGTGCTCAAGCCGCTGCTGGCGGTGTTGCTGCTGCTGCCGCTGCTGAACCGGCAGTGGCGGGCGCTGGTGGCGGCGTTCGCGGTGCCGCTGCTGTTCAACGCGCTGGCCTGGCCGCTGTCGGCGGACCCGATGGGCTTCGTGAAGAACACCGTGCCCTACATCCTGCAGACCCGGGACTACTTCAACTCCTCGATCCTGGGCAACGGCAGCTACTACGGCCTGCCGCCGCTGCTGATCCTGGGGCTGCGGCTGCTGTTCCTGGTGCTGGCCGCGGTCAGCCTGTGGCTGCTGTACCGCTACTACCGCCAGCGCGATCAGCTGTTCTGGATGCTGACCTCCTCGGGCGTGCTGTTGACGACGTCGTGGCTGGTGCTGGGCCTGGCGCAGGGCTACTACTCGATGATGCTGTTCCCGTTCCTGATGACGGTGGTGCTGCCCAATTCGGTGCTGCGCAACTGGCCGGCCTGGCTGGCGGTCTACGGGTTCCTGACCATGGACCGCTGGCTGATGTGGCGGTGGCCGACGACGGGCCGGTTCCTGGAGTACATGAAGATCACCTACGGCTGGTCGCTGCTGATGATCGTGGTGTTCTGCGTGCTGCTGTTCCGCTACCTCGACGCCCGCGCCGACGGCCGGCTCGACGACGGCATCGACCCGGTCTGGCCGACACCCGAGCGCGACGGGCTCGAGGACGAACCCAACCAATCGCGTTAA
- a CDS encoding pyrimidine reductase family protein gives MTGSDAGTQLTLLGGGVVDGDGLAELYRYPDRLDRPWVRSNFISSLDGGATVDGRSGGLAGPGDRALFALMRELADVIVVGAGTVREEHYGGAVLSASARAARQRRGQAELPPIAIVTASGRLDRDLKVFTHSEVPPLVLTCTDAAADVATRLGSAAQVIDCSHHDPADVDPRVLLDRLAERGLPRVLTEGGPQLHSTFVEAELLDELCLTIAPLLVGGSARRIATGPGAVDTRMRRSHLLADEAGYLYSRHVRA, from the coding sequence ATGACCGGATCCGACGCTGGGACCCAGCTCACACTGCTCGGCGGCGGCGTCGTCGACGGCGACGGCCTGGCCGAGCTGTACCGCTATCCCGATCGGCTGGACCGGCCGTGGGTCCGGTCGAACTTCATCAGCAGCCTCGACGGCGGGGCCACCGTCGACGGCCGCTCCGGCGGGCTGGCCGGGCCCGGGGACCGGGCACTGTTCGCGCTGATGCGGGAGCTGGCCGACGTCATCGTGGTCGGCGCGGGCACGGTGCGCGAGGAGCACTACGGCGGCGCGGTGCTGTCGGCGTCGGCGCGGGCGGCCCGGCAGCGCCGCGGCCAGGCCGAGCTGCCGCCGATCGCGATCGTCACCGCGTCGGGCCGGCTGGACCGCGACCTGAAGGTGTTCACCCACAGCGAGGTGCCCCCGCTGGTGTTGACCTGCACCGACGCCGCCGCCGACGTCGCCACCCGGCTGGGCTCGGCGGCCCAGGTCATCGACTGCTCGCACCACGACCCCGCCGACGTCGATCCGAGGGTGCTGCTGGACCGGCTCGCCGAGCGCGGTCTGCCCCGGGTGCTCACCGAGGGCGGGCCCCAGCTGCACTCCACCTTCGTCGAGGCCGAGCTGCTCGACGAGCTGTGCCTGACCATCGCCCCGCTGCTGGTGGGCGGCTCGGCCCGGCGGATCGCCACCGGTCCCGGGGCGGTGGACACCCGGATGCGCCGTTCGCATCTGCTCGCCGACGAGGCCGGCTACCTCTACAGCCGACATGTACGTGCGTGA
- a CDS encoding alpha/beta hydrolase, whose translation MIAMSRLARRASILLAAITLTAGCAPGLSTPPDFATDSGSEGGATTETSAPPAGPPAIAAPADDLSWTDCTTRISAAAGVPAPAGVKLECASFQAPMDPIGGGTGQLSIGAVKASSTSTPTDAGPVVFTTGSDLPSSLQLPAWLHRSGVDILAKHPIVAVDRRGMGSSDPIECRNPADRRDMRDQTQFSSGNDPVSRLGAITLTATTDCTDALANNAAYNNAHAGEDLEKLRSTWDVPALALIGVGNGAQVALSFAGAHPDKVARLVLDSPLPLTIGAEAAAQQALAGAQDALDVFAAQCAASACALGPDPKAAVTALLDDARADRGPAGMSVAVLVNAIITALGYPQGDGAENTRRLADALNAARGGDAGALTELVRAAEARTGTDGEFINRCSDEFNRPTPDRVRELVVAWGKQYPQFGSVAALNLVKCLNWPTSAEPTEPKELKVDVLLMGARNNPIVGSEGVAATAATVINAGATSRRVMWQGVGNGASIYSACAMPPLLSYLGEGNLPQTDTFCPA comes from the coding sequence CTGATCGCCATGAGTCGGCTTGCCCGCAGGGCCTCGATACTGCTCGCCGCCATCACCCTGACGGCCGGCTGCGCCCCCGGGCTGAGCACCCCGCCGGATTTCGCGACCGACTCCGGCTCCGAGGGCGGCGCGACCACCGAGACCTCGGCCCCGCCGGCCGGCCCGCCGGCCATCGCCGCGCCCGCCGATGACCTGTCCTGGACCGACTGCACCACCCGGATCTCCGCGGCCGCCGGGGTACCCGCCCCCGCCGGGGTGAAGCTGGAATGCGCCAGCTTCCAGGCCCCGATGGACCCGATCGGCGGCGGCACCGGCCAGCTGAGCATCGGCGCGGTGAAGGCCAGCAGCACCAGCACCCCCACCGACGCCGGGCCGGTGGTCTTCACCACCGGATCCGATCTGCCCAGTTCGCTGCAGCTGCCGGCGTGGCTGCACCGCTCCGGGGTCGACATCCTCGCCAAGCACCCGATCGTCGCCGTCGACCGCCGCGGCATGGGCAGCTCCGACCCGATCGAATGCCGCAACCCGGCCGACCGGCGCGACATGCGCGACCAGACCCAGTTCTCCTCCGGCAACGACCCGGTGAGCAGGCTGGGCGCGATCACCCTGACCGCGACGACCGACTGCACCGACGCGCTCGCCAACAATGCCGCCTACAACAACGCGCACGCCGGGGAGGACCTGGAGAAGCTGCGCAGCACCTGGGACGTGCCCGCGCTGGCGCTGATCGGCGTCGGCAATGGCGCCCAGGTGGCGCTCAGTTTTGCCGGTGCACACCCGGACAAGGTGGCCCGGCTGGTGCTGGATTCACCGCTGCCGCTGACCATCGGCGCCGAGGCCGCCGCGCAGCAGGCGCTCGCCGGCGCGCAGGACGCCCTGGACGTCTTCGCCGCCCAGTGCGCGGCGTCGGCCTGCGCGCTGGGCCCGGACCCCAAGGCCGCCGTGACGGCCCTGCTCGACGACGCCCGGGCCGACCGCGGCCCGGCGGGGATGTCGGTCGCGGTGCTGGTCAACGCCATCATCACCGCCCTGGGCTATCCGCAGGGTGACGGTGCGGAGAACACCCGCCGGCTGGCCGACGCGCTGAACGCCGCCCGGGGCGGGGACGCCGGCGCGCTGACCGAGCTGGTCCGGGCCGCCGAGGCCCGCACCGGCACCGACGGCGAGTTCATCAACCGCTGCAGCGACGAGTTCAACCGGCCCACCCCCGACCGGGTCCGCGAACTCGTCGTCGCCTGGGGCAAGCAGTACCCGCAGTTCGGGTCGGTGGCCGCGCTCAACCTGGTGAAGTGCCTGAACTGGCCGACCAGCGCGGAGCCGACCGAACCCAAGGAACTCAAGGTCGACGTGCTGTTGATGGGCGCGCGCAACAATCCGATCGTGGGCTCGGAGGGGGTGGCGGCCACCGCGGCCACCGTCATCAACGCCGGTGCGACCAGCCGTCGGGTGATGTGGCAGGGCGTCGGCAATGGCGCCAGCATCTACTCCGCCTGCGCCATGCCGCCGCTGCTGAGCTACCTCGGCGAGGGCAACCTGCCGCAGACCGACACGTTCTGCCCCGCCTGA
- the zapE gene encoding cell division protein ZapE, translated as MVAPAHLTDRHPTVSPERLIAQLVPPPTFNDVSFASYRPDPSEPTQAAAVGFGRRFCEEAAKRREGKRKMFGKREALPGVGLYLDGGFGVGKTHLLASIYYTLAAGPAPAAFATFGELTQLAGVFGFTECIDLLADYAVVCIDEFELDDPGNTTLISRMLSQLVERGVSIAATSNTLPEQLGEGRFAAQDFLREINTLSEIFTTVRVEGPDYRHRGLPPAPEPLTDAQVTERAAVAAGATLDDFDALCAHLATMHPSRYLTLIEDVQSVFITGVHPLDDQSVALRLVSLTDRLYDAGIPMVASGSKLDTVFSEEMLAGGYRKKYLRATSRLLALTAAGMESSDPA; from the coding sequence ATGGTTGCTCCCGCTCACCTGACCGATCGGCACCCCACGGTTTCGCCGGAGCGGTTGATCGCCCAGCTGGTGCCGCCGCCGACGTTCAACGATGTGAGCTTTGCCAGCTACCGGCCGGACCCGAGCGAGCCCACCCAGGCCGCCGCGGTCGGATTCGGGCGCCGGTTCTGCGAGGAGGCCGCCAAACGCCGCGAGGGCAAACGCAAGATGTTCGGCAAGCGGGAGGCGCTGCCCGGCGTCGGGCTGTACCTGGACGGCGGTTTCGGCGTCGGCAAGACCCACCTGCTGGCGTCCATCTACTACACGCTGGCCGCCGGCCCCGCCCCGGCGGCGTTCGCGACCTTCGGTGAGCTGACCCAGCTTGCCGGGGTGTTCGGGTTCACCGAGTGCATCGATCTGCTCGCCGACTACGCGGTGGTGTGCATCGACGAGTTCGAGCTCGACGACCCGGGCAACACCACGCTGATCTCCCGGATGCTGTCCCAGTTGGTGGAGCGCGGGGTGTCGATCGCGGCCACCTCGAACACCCTGCCCGAGCAGCTCGGTGAGGGCCGGTTCGCCGCGCAGGACTTCCTGCGCGAGATCAACACGCTGTCGGAGATCTTCACCACGGTGCGGGTGGAGGGCCCCGACTACCGGCACCGCGGCCTGCCGCCGGCGCCGGAACCGCTGACCGACGCGCAGGTCACCGAGCGCGCCGCGGTGGCCGCCGGGGCGACCCTGGACGACTTCGACGCGCTGTGCGCGCACCTGGCCACCATGCACCCGTCGCGGTATTTGACCCTGATCGAGGATGTGCAGTCGGTGTTCATCACCGGGGTGCACCCGCTCGACGATCAGAGTGTGGCGCTGCGGCTGGTGTCACTGACCGACCGGCTGTACGACGCCGGCATCCCGATGGTGGCCTCCGGATCCAAGCTGGACACCGTGTTCAGCGAGGAGATGCTGGCCGGCGGTTACCGCAAGAAGTACCTGCGGGCCACCTCCCGGTTGCTGGCGCTGACCGCCGCGGGCATGGAGAGCTCCGACCCCGCGTAG